One part of the Gemmatimonadaceae bacterium genome encodes these proteins:
- a CDS encoding DDE-type integrase/transposase/recombinase: MYLAVIPDRATRGVVGWATASTLGETLVLTAWHQAVVARQPPPGLVVHSDRGRQYAGRAFQAALTAAGAVPSMSRTGDCCDNAVAERFFATLKGERVPDAAWPDARAAWRDLCAFIEVWYNRQRRHSTLGYRTPAEYETVLRTKGRAA, encoded by the coding sequence CTGTATCTCGCGGTTATCCCGGATCGAGCCACCCGGGGGGTGGTGGGCTGGGCGACAGCGTCGACGTTAGGCGAGACGCTGGTGCTGACGGCGTGGCACCAGGCCGTCGTGGCGCGTCAGCCCCCGCCGGGGCTCGTGGTCCACTCGGATCGCGGCCGTCAGTATGCGGGTCGGGCGTTCCAGGCCGCGCTCACCGCGGCGGGGGCCGTGCCCAGCATGAGCCGAACCGGCGATTGCTGCGACAACGCCGTGGCGGAACGCTTCTTCGCGACGTTGAAGGGCGAGCGGGTCCCCGACGCCGCGTGGCCCGATGCCCGCGCGGCGTGGCGGGATCTGTGCGCGTTCATCGAGGTGTGGTACAATCGGCAGCGACGGCATTCGACCCTCGGGTACCGGACGCCCGCCGAGTACGAGACGGTCCTCCGCACCAAGGGCCGAGCAGCCTAA